A genomic stretch from Synechococcales cyanobacterium T60_A2020_003 includes:
- a CDS encoding CAAX protease, with amino-acid sequence MDTSDINRIWENIGGAFWFNQEAFQNAASSPHSVRDTLIVVLIAGLSLAVGQSIILFINQVKPLRFVFSLLISAFLFAFGFLFLVFSTWLITLLPWSTTASLPSLTAVLGLSYVPLLFSFLGAFPYLGMPILNILSIWNLLLMVFGFSTLTGVSILNAFGYVVFGWIVLQLLQQTIGQPIAKLGQRLANTVAGVDLETTRRGITNIVNERAQASSTVWKEELQDRMQELRSGNLSEAILGDGVLGNPETAGDRPPTPLESVATAASATIQTTDFAREAERGVNTTLKTILGLLGMAVLTCIVVIALRPVREAFFGWVNSLPALIRLIFGLTWVGVIAVVVAGLLAPLETLGWWAGWYEDEVDTTINAGELAEPVSDASGISRFIVYLDGIGISSFEYLPDIEEFLDTLAPALPDDMALLRGIIPYSVLNSPLDEDRPLSFLWRAADKARFANPMALLGLLVNIRNVMIVAVSADKRYGPLYNQGIAQVVYNGLLKNGYQPASGTPITLIGYSGGGQMSCACAPFLKRALSAPIDVISLGGVISANCNLLKLEHLYHLVGEKDSVERIGPVMFPGRWKLFFLSFWNRAKRRGEISFINMGPVGHQVPGGILDPNVILADGRSSLQQTIETITGILKGEILPEVDLSAVKTSNYSLYRQAAFNQYSSYPIQHTVDSTWYQPIGEWMGRLILPAKEERSRIKGTLFEVHHTPPAYQHLVGQVVDLTWVNEPRVNKMIAAVTHDVHFSVDAEYSSKYGGSILPDRLNHWLQVNPLESLAGSHPIDDLIVMLDGEVYVEPQGNSESAVLRIRRTPVEITGRYYALVQIQGATGTDDRFQVIHFNRATRQFDGLAEEMRFPQVVFAEAYGSYPSTMADIERSPLNETGWYVYGAKDTEGVFVVQSIGPRALFQLRPDQVVFGEKAGYRYIRKEAWANIAAQKGKISSVLCSPKENGRSSAIQDAIDEWKESDRALLVHVYGGIGGNKKEPAAATPIFFGHFAYGLARVIRDPLADELRFDLQYYQVYTQNTDGLTSGILHWSRYLGDRQFGWLGTRPTCDLLIKLDPFTNDFDFDGLKRSALTRMLIQLEVMAARYRIGDGTGGTYVGPANNCSQDSNQALFASIQQTIESMKANDELLIDWANRNPDQADRLKDLTQLGKDLKLELQPFGKPRADWEKNEYNLGSTIEDQPIRNLVIGLSSWRTLLPRKASDMVVKVFLDYGATVWVLRTNQVGGYDPDIEPIAPMTL; translated from the coding sequence ATGGATACATCAGACATAAACAGAATATGGGAGAACATTGGAGGGGCATTCTGGTTTAACCAGGAAGCCTTTCAAAACGCAGCCTCTTCTCCCCATAGCGTACGGGACACCTTGATCGTCGTTCTCATTGCAGGATTGTCCCTTGCGGTTGGCCAAAGCATTATTTTGTTCATCAATCAGGTTAAGCCTCTACGCTTCGTTTTTAGCCTACTGATTAGCGCATTTTTATTCGCGTTTGGCTTTTTGTTTCTGGTCTTTAGCACCTGGCTAATTACGCTACTCCCTTGGTCTACCACGGCTTCACTGCCGTCCTTAACCGCTGTCTTAGGGTTAAGCTATGTGCCCCTGCTATTTAGCTTTTTGGGGGCATTTCCCTACTTGGGGATGCCGATCCTCAACATTTTGTCGATCTGGAACTTGTTGCTCATGGTGTTCGGGTTCTCCACATTGACTGGAGTATCCATTCTCAACGCCTTTGGGTACGTCGTCTTTGGATGGATCGTTCTCCAGCTCTTGCAACAAACGATAGGTCAACCCATCGCCAAACTAGGACAACGTCTTGCGAATACTGTTGCGGGCGTAGATTTAGAAACGACTCGCCGAGGGATTACCAACATTGTGAATGAACGGGCGCAAGCGTCCTCAACGGTGTGGAAGGAAGAATTGCAGGATCGGATGCAGGAACTCCGCAGTGGGAATCTTTCGGAGGCCATTCTGGGGGATGGCGTATTGGGAAACCCTGAGACTGCGGGCGATCGCCCACCTACACCCCTAGAATCAGTTGCGACTGCCGCCAGTGCCACCATCCAAACCACAGACTTTGCCCGTGAGGCAGAACGGGGAGTAAATACCACGCTAAAAACCATCCTGGGACTCCTAGGCATGGCCGTGCTGACCTGCATTGTTGTGATTGCCCTTCGGCCAGTGCGAGAGGCTTTCTTTGGCTGGGTGAATAGCTTACCCGCTTTGATACGACTCATTTTTGGCCTGACATGGGTTGGAGTGATTGCCGTCGTTGTGGCTGGGTTACTAGCACCGCTGGAAACTCTTGGCTGGTGGGCAGGCTGGTACGAGGACGAAGTAGACACCACCATCAACGCGGGAGAACTGGCAGAACCCGTCTCAGATGCCTCTGGTATTTCTCGTTTTATCGTCTATTTGGACGGGATTGGCATCTCGTCGTTTGAGTATTTGCCGGATATTGAGGAGTTTTTGGATACCCTTGCCCCGGCATTACCCGACGATATGGCCTTGTTGCGAGGGATTATTCCCTACTCTGTGTTGAACAGTCCTCTCGATGAGGATCGACCGCTATCGTTTCTATGGCGTGCGGCAGATAAAGCTCGATTTGCCAATCCCATGGCGCTGCTTGGACTTTTGGTCAACATCCGCAATGTCATGATTGTGGCGGTGTCGGCAGATAAGCGCTATGGCCCACTGTACAACCAGGGGATTGCCCAGGTCGTCTATAACGGCTTACTGAAAAATGGCTATCAACCCGCTAGCGGCACACCGATCACGCTCATTGGCTACAGTGGCGGTGGTCAGATGTCCTGTGCCTGCGCGCCTTTTCTGAAACGGGCATTGAGTGCGCCGATTGACGTGATCTCTCTGGGAGGCGTGATCAGCGCGAACTGCAACCTCCTAAAGCTAGAGCATCTTTATCATCTGGTCGGTGAGAAAGATAGTGTTGAGCGAATTGGCCCCGTGATGTTTCCTGGTCGTTGGAAACTGTTTTTTCTGTCGTTTTGGAATCGCGCGAAACGACGGGGAGAGATTTCGTTTATAAATATGGGGCCTGTAGGACACCAAGTTCCTGGCGGCATTCTGGATCCCAACGTGATCTTAGCCGATGGGCGGAGTTCGTTGCAGCAAACCATTGAAACGATCACGGGCATTCTCAAAGGTGAGATTTTGCCAGAAGTGGATTTGAGTGCAGTGAAGACCAGTAACTACTCTCTCTACAGGCAGGCTGCCTTTAATCAGTACAGTTCCTATCCGATTCAACACACTGTTGATTCCACCTGGTATCAGCCAATTGGGGAATGGATGGGACGCTTGATTTTACCTGCTAAAGAGGAGCGATCGCGCATTAAAGGAACTCTCTTTGAAGTCCACCATACTCCTCCTGCGTATCAACATTTAGTTGGACAAGTCGTAGATCTCACTTGGGTCAATGAACCGAGGGTCAACAAGATGATAGCTGCGGTGACCCACGATGTCCACTTCAGCGTTGATGCGGAGTATAGTAGCAAATACGGGGGATCGATTCTTCCCGATCGCCTCAACCATTGGCTACAGGTGAATCCGCTGGAGTCGTTGGCGGGTTCCCATCCCATTGATGATTTGATCGTCATGCTGGATGGAGAGGTCTATGTTGAACCTCAAGGAAATTCTGAATCTGCCGTTTTACGGATTCGACGGACGCCCGTAGAGATTACAGGACGCTACTATGCGTTGGTGCAAATTCAGGGTGCAACGGGGACGGACGACCGTTTCCAGGTCATCCACTTCAACCGAGCGACACGCCAGTTTGATGGCCTAGCCGAAGAGATGCGGTTTCCCCAAGTGGTGTTTGCCGAAGCCTATGGCAGTTATCCTTCAACAATGGCGGATATTGAGCGATCGCCCCTCAATGAAACGGGATGGTATGTCTATGGGGCAAAGGATACCGAGGGAGTCTTTGTGGTGCAGTCTATTGGGCCACGAGCGCTGTTTCAACTGCGTCCCGATCAGGTTGTCTTTGGGGAAAAGGCAGGCTACCGCTATATTCGCAAAGAGGCATGGGCGAATATTGCAGCGCAAAAAGGGAAAATTTCTTCCGTTCTGTGCAGTCCCAAAGAGAATGGACGATCGTCTGCGATTCAGGATGCGATTGACGAGTGGAAAGAGAGCGATCGCGCTTTACTTGTTCACGTCTACGGTGGCATTGGTGGCAACAAGAAAGAGCCAGCGGCAGCTACCCCTATTTTCTTTGGTCACTTTGCCTATGGACTCGCGAGAGTGATTCGCGACCCGCTAGCCGATGAACTCCGCTTTGACTTGCAGTACTACCAGGTCTATACCCAAAATACGGACGGCTTAACCTCCGGCATTCTTCACTGGTCGCGCTATCTGGGCGATCGCCAGTTTGGGTGGCTGGGAACTCGTCCGACCTGTGATTTGCTCATTAAGCTCGATCCCTTTACCAATGATTTTGACTTTGATGGCCTAAAACGTTCCGCTCTGACGCGGATGCTGATTCAGCTAGAGGTAATGGCGGCACGTTATCGCATTGGGGATGGCACAGGTGGAACCTACGTAGGGCCTGCGAATAATTGTTCCCAAGATTCAAATCAAGCGCTCTTTGCCAGTATTCAACAAACTATTGAAAGCATGAAAGCTAACGATGAATTGCTGATCGATTGGGCAAACCGGAATCCTGATCAGGCAGACCGTTTGAAGGATTTAACCCAGCTAGGGAAAGACCTCAAGCTAGAGTTACAGCCCTTTGGTAAGCCCCGCGCTGATTGGGAGAAAAACGAGTACAACTTGGGTAGCACCATTGAGGATCAACCGATTCGCAATTTGGTGATAGGGCTAAGCAGTTGGCGGACGCTGTTACCTCGGAAGGCCAGCGATATGGTGGTCAAGGTCTTCCTCGATTATGGGGCAACGGTTTGGGTACTGCGGACGAATCAGGTTGGTGGCTATGATCCCGACATTGAACCGATCGCACCAATGACCTTGTAG